A genomic region of Solanum dulcamara chromosome 2, daSolDulc1.2, whole genome shotgun sequence contains the following coding sequences:
- the LOC129880908 gene encoding probable methyltransferase PMT11 encodes MKGDVFKSATIIKVLAFALLSIAFFYFGKHWSDGSQQLVFFNSRQDSSSLTNPTNPSSQFVSISPNFHKSFDLSSIINDTTVSEKPQETPSVEVVLSPPPPPPAVQKMGVLDENGVMNDKFEVGEFDPEVVDNWGVGNETDVEEGDGVGVKRFRVKKFGLCPDSMREYIPCLDNVEAIRKLKSTERGEKFERHCPEKGNGLNCLVPPPRGYRAPIQWPKSRDEVWFSNVPHARLAEDKGGQNWILIDKDKFKFPGGGTQFIHGADQYLDQIEKMLPEIAFGRHVRVALDIGCGVASFGAYLLSRNVLTLSVAPKDVHENQIQFALERGVPAMVAAIATHRLLYPSQAFELIHCSRCRINWTRDDGILLLEVNRLLRAGGYFVWAAQPVYKHEAVLEEQWEEMLNLTTRLCWNLVKKEGYIAIWQKPLNNSCYLSREEGTQPPLCDPHDDPDDVWYVDLKACITRLPNEGYGANITTWPARLQYPPDRLQSIQLDSYMSRKELFKAESKFWKEIIDSYVRAWHWKKLKLRNVLDMRAGFGGFAAALIENQLDCWVLNVVPVSGKNTLPVIFDRGLLGVMHDWCEPFDTYPRTYDLLHANGLFSIEHKRCNMSTIMLEMDRILRPGGRAYIRDSVAVMDELQDIGKAMGWHVTVRDTSEGPHASYKILTGDKHLLRA; translated from the exons aTGAAGGGAGATGTATTCAAATCTGCCACAATAATCAAAGTTTTAGCCTTTGCATTACTATCTATAGCGTTTTTTTACTTCGGCAAACACTGGTCTGATGGATCTCAACAGCTTGTTTTCTTCAATTCACGTCAAGATTCATCTTCCCTCACAAACCCCACAAACCCCTCTTCTCAATTTGTTTCAATTTCCCCTAATTTCCACAAATCTTTCGATTTATCCTCCATAATTAATGACACCACCGTTTCCGAAAAGCCACAGGAAACGCCGTCGGTGGAGGTTGTTTTATCTCCGCCGCCACCTCCGCCGGCGGTTCAGAAGATGGGGGTGTTGGATGAGAATGGGGTGATGAATGATAAATTTGAAGTGGGGGAATTTGATCCTGAAGTTGTGGATAATTGGGGTGTTGGGAATGAGACGGATGTAGAGGAAGGTGATGGGGTTGGGGTTAAAAGATTTAGGGTTAAGAAATTTGGGTTGTGTCCTGATAGTATGAGAGAGTATATTCCGTGTTTGGATAATGTAGAAGCAATTCGGAAGCTGAAATCAACTGAAAGAGGGGAGAAATTTGAGCGGCATTGTCCTGAAAAAGGTAACGGATTGAATTGCTTGGTTCCTCCACCAAGAGGTTATCGAGCTCCAATTCAATGGCCTAAAAGTCGTGACGAG GTTTGGTTCAGCAATGTTCCTCATGCACGTCTAGCTGAGGATAAGGGGGGTCAAAATTGGATATTGATAGACAAGGACAAGTTCAAGTTTCCTGGAGGTGGCACTCAGTTCATACATGGAGCTGATCAGTACTTGGATCAGATTGAAAag ATGCTCCCTGAAATTGCATTTGGCCGTCATGTCCGTGTTGCTTTAGATATTGGCTGTGGTGTGGCAAGCTTTGGTGCTTATTTACTATCCAGGAATGTGCTCACTCTGTCTGTGGCTCCAAAAGACGTTCATGAAAACCAGATTCAGTTTGCTCTCGAACGTGGCGTGCCTGCAATGGTAGCTGCAATTGCGACACATCGTTTACTTTATCCAAGTCAGGCTTTTGAACTAATACATTGTTCAAGGTGTAGGATCAATTGGACTCGTGATG ATGGGATTTTACTACTGGAGGTCAACCGGTTGCTCCGTGCTGGTGGATATTTTGTTTGGGCTGCACAACCTGTTTATAAGCATGAAGCAGTCCTGGAAGAACAATGGGAAG AGATGCTTAATCTTACCACTCGTCTTTGCTGGAATCTTGTGAAGAAGGAAGGTTATATCGCTATATGGCAGAAGCCCTTAAATAACAGTTGCTATTTAAGCCGCGAGGAAGGAACCCAACCACCTCTCTGTGATCCACATGATGACCCAGACGATGTTTG GTATGTTGATCTGAAAGCATGTATTACACGACTGCCTAACGAAGGATATGGCGCAAATATTACCACTTGGCCTGCACGCCTGCAATATCCTCCAGATAGACTCCAGAGCATACAACTAGATTCTTATATGTCTAGGAAAGAGCTTTTCAAGGCAGAGTCTAAATTCTGGAAAGAAATAATTGATAGCTATGTCCGTGCTTGGCATTGGAAGAAGTTAAAACTTAGAAATGTGCTGGATATGAGAGCTGGTTTTGGAGG ATTTGCAGCAGCATTGATTGAAAATCAACTGGATTGCTGGGTTCTAAATGTTGTCCCTGTTAGTGGCAAAAATACATTACCTGTCATCTTTGACCGTGGACTACTTGGAGTCATGCATGACTG GTGTGAACCATTTGATACTTACCCAAGAACCTACGACTTATTGCACGCAAATGGTCTCTTCTCCATTGAACATAAAAG ATGCAACATGTCCACAATCATGCTCGAAATGGACCGGATATTGAGGCCAGGTGGACGAGCGTACATCCGTGATTCTGTTGCTGTCATGGATGAACTTCAAGATATTGGGAAAGCCATGGGTTGGCATGTAACTGTGAGAGACACATCTGAGGGTCCTCATGCAAGTTACAAGATATTGACAGGGGACAAACACCTTTTACGAGCCTAA